The proteins below come from a single Holdemania massiliensis genomic window:
- the udk gene encoding uridine kinase: MKPLLIGIAGGSASGKTTIAQCLKEEFEQTRSVVIIREDDYYKDQSEKTMAERVKTNYDHPFAFDHALMIEQIDALLAGQAIEKPVYDFVQHTRSTLTEVVEPCDVVVLEGLFVLEEPELRKRLNIKVYVDTDADIRFIRRLMRDVEERGRTLQSVVNQYTETVRVMHEQFIEPSKRYADVIIPEGGSNVVAIDLLKTKISSIISPNML; encoded by the coding sequence ATGAAGCCGTTATTAATCGGGATCGCCGGCGGCAGCGCATCCGGGAAAACAACGATTGCCCAGTGCTTAAAGGAAGAATTTGAGCAGACGCGCTCGGTCGTGATCATCCGGGAGGATGATTATTACAAAGATCAGTCGGAGAAGACGATGGCGGAGCGGGTGAAGACCAATTACGATCATCCGTTTGCCTTTGATCATGCGCTGATGATTGAACAGATCGATGCGCTGTTAGCGGGACAGGCGATTGAAAAACCGGTTTATGACTTCGTTCAGCATACCCGCAGTACGCTTACAGAAGTCGTTGAGCCGTGTGACGTCGTAGTTCTGGAAGGCCTGTTTGTTCTGGAGGAGCCGGAGCTGCGCAAACGGCTGAACATTAAGGTTTATGTCGATACCGACGCTGATATTCGTTTTATCCGCCGGCTGATGCGCGATGTTGAAGAGCGCGGCCGGACGCTGCAGTCGGTGGTCAATCAGTATACGGAAACGGTGCGGGTGATGCACGAGCAGTTCATTGAACCCTCTAAACGGTATGCCGATGTGATCATCCCTGAGGGCGGAAGCAACGTCGTTGCGATTGATCTGCTGAAGACAAAAATCAGTAGCATCATCAGTCCAAATATGCTATAA
- the ruvX gene encoding Holliday junction resolvase RuvX, whose translation MERIMGLDLGSRTLGIAVSDPLGMIARTVETFRFDPDDYDAACSRAVQLAKELGAVKFVLGLPKHMNGDVGIRGQISLDFKAKLEAESGLPVILQDERLTTAAAERILISADVSRKKRKAVIDQMAAVQILQSYLDQKR comes from the coding sequence ATGGAACGGATTATGGGCTTGGATCTGGGCAGCCGGACCCTGGGGATCGCCGTTTCCGATCCTTTGGGCATGATTGCCCGAACCGTGGAAACGTTCCGGTTTGACCCGGATGATTATGACGCCGCCTGCAGCCGGGCTGTGCAGCTCGCGAAGGAATTGGGCGCCGTAAAATTTGTACTGGGCTTACCGAAGCATATGAATGGCGACGTCGGCATTCGGGGACAGATCTCGCTGGATTTTAAAGCGAAATTGGAAGCCGAGAGCGGACTGCCGGTGATTCTGCAGGATGAACGGCTGACGACCGCGGCAGCGGAGCGAATTTTAATTTCGGCGGATGTTTCCCGCAAAAAGCGCAAAGCGGTGATCGATCAGATGGCGGCAGTACAGATTCTGCAAAGTTATTTAGATCAGAAACGCTAA
- the mltG gene encoding endolytic transglycosylase MltG, with translation MPKSKNKRRRKNTGLITAVIILVLGAALVLGGILFYNGQLKPASSQSEQITFTVNQGESLNRVMDKLEAQGIIRSGWAAKISVKMAKLTNIKAGTYILDSSWEVREIFEVLNDSHGAVVNDTRLTFIEGDWAKHIAEKIGETTQCSKDEMLALWNDEAYVRSLMSDYPFLTEEIFNSSSRILLEGYLFPETYNFFVDADADQITRKILDQTLKVYNDFADQFAQSELSIHQLFTLASIVQYEAAKPSDMQLVAGVFYNRLHAGMKLQSSVTVCYAIDKEKDDDWMACEVNPDFDSPYNTYRVEGLPPGPILNPGRDAIAAVLQPQASDYLYFMADVKGDGTVYYAKTYAEHQANVRKYLK, from the coding sequence ATGCCGAAGTCGAAGAATAAGCGCCGCAGAAAAAATACCGGCCTGATCACGGCCGTGATCATTTTGGTTTTGGGTGCTGCTTTGGTTTTGGGCGGAATTCTTTTTTACAACGGCCAGCTCAAGCCGGCGTCATCCCAAAGTGAACAGATCACCTTTACGGTCAATCAGGGTGAATCGCTGAACCGGGTGATGGACAAGCTGGAAGCACAGGGGATTATCCGCAGCGGCTGGGCAGCGAAAATCAGTGTCAAGATGGCAAAGCTGACCAACATTAAAGCGGGTACCTACATCCTGGATTCCAGTTGGGAGGTCAGGGAAATCTTTGAAGTGCTCAATGATTCTCATGGAGCCGTGGTCAATGATACGCGTTTAACGTTTATCGAAGGCGACTGGGCGAAGCATATTGCCGAAAAAATCGGAGAAACGACGCAGTGCAGCAAGGATGAAATGTTAGCATTGTGGAATGATGAAGCTTATGTCCGCTCGCTTATGAGCGATTATCCGTTTTTAACGGAAGAAATTTTCAACAGCAGCAGCCGGATCCTTTTGGAAGGCTATTTGTTCCCGGAAACCTACAACTTCTTTGTCGATGCCGATGCCGATCAGATCACGCGGAAGATTCTGGATCAGACGCTGAAGGTTTACAATGACTTCGCGGATCAGTTTGCGCAGTCAGAGCTGAGTATTCATCAGTTGTTTACGCTGGCTTCAATCGTGCAGTATGAAGCGGCCAAGCCGAGTGATATGCAGCTTGTCGCCGGCGTATTCTACAATCGTCTGCATGCCGGCATGAAGCTGCAGTCCAGCGTCACGGTGTGCTATGCGATTGACAAGGAAAAAGACGACGACTGGATGGCGTGCGAGGTGAATCCGGACTTTGATTCGCCTTACAATACCTATCGGGTTGAGGGTCTGCCGCCGGGGCCGATTCTGAATCCGGGACGGGATGCGATTGCGGCGGTGCTGCAGCCGCAGGCAAGCGATTATCTGTATTTTATGGCGGATGTCAAGGGGGATGGAACGGTCTATTATGCCAAAACCTATGCCGAGCATCAGGCCAATGTCCGCAAGTATCTGAAATAA
- the greA gene encoding transcription elongation factor GreA produces MADEKIYVTQEGLEELKKEQENLIHVVRQEVIEDLKAARAQGDLSENADYDAARDRQAQVEARIRELEIMLNNIEIIDDKQGSVRVAKIGSTVKIEELDTHQIDEFTIVGSVEADPLNGKLSNVTPLAEAILEHKVGQTVEVLVDEPYQVKILEIR; encoded by the coding sequence ATGGCAGATGAGAAAATTTATGTAACTCAAGAAGGTCTTGAAGAATTAAAAAAGGAACAGGAAAACCTGATCCATGTTGTTCGTCAGGAAGTCATTGAAGATCTGAAAGCTGCCCGTGCGCAGGGTGACTTGTCAGAAAATGCTGATTATGATGCAGCGCGGGATCGCCAGGCCCAGGTCGAAGCACGGATCCGCGAGCTTGAAATCATGCTCAACAACATCGAGATTATCGATGATAAGCAGGGTTCAGTCCGGGTGGCCAAGATTGGTTCAACCGTTAAGATTGAAGAGCTGGATACGCATCAGATCGACGAGTTTACGATCGTAGGATCGGTTGAAGCGGATCCGCTGAACGGAAAGCTTTCCAATGTGACGCCGTTAGCGGAAGCTATTCTGGAACACAAGGTGGGTCAGACAGTGGAAGTTCTGGTTGATGAACCTTATCAGGTAAAGATTTTAGAAATTCGGTAA
- a CDS encoding ComEA family DNA-binding protein, which translates to MKKGFLLIFCFVFLLLPVIPQRVVDLETMRGQPITVTIEGAVLQPQTLTCAPYTQLGEVLAQVELAEDADLTPFSMTMTLKDNDVIRIPQLQSTPRISINTATLEQLMQLPGIGQATAQKIVDYRAEHGLFQQLEDLMQVPGIKQKKWDALKDFICL; encoded by the coding sequence ATGAAAAAAGGGTTCCTGCTTATTTTTTGTTTTGTTTTTCTGCTTCTGCCGGTGATTCCGCAGCGGGTTGTCGATCTGGAAACAATGCGGGGTCAGCCGATTACTGTGACGATTGAAGGCGCCGTACTTCAGCCGCAGACGCTGACCTGTGCCCCCTACACACAGCTGGGCGAGGTGCTTGCCCAGGTGGAGCTGGCTGAGGATGCGGATCTCACGCCGTTTTCCATGACGATGACGCTCAAGGACAACGATGTGATTCGGATTCCGCAGCTTCAGTCCACACCGCGGATATCCATTAACACCGCCACGCTGGAGCAGCTCATGCAGCTGCCGGGAATTGGTCAGGCAACGGCTCAGAAAATTGTTGACTATCGGGCGGAACACGGTCTGTTTCAGCAGCTGGAAGATCTGATGCAGGTTCCGGGCATCAAGCAGAAGAAATGGGATGCACTCAAGGATTTCATCTGCCTATGA
- the alaS gene encoding alanine--tRNA ligase, which translates to MKELTGNQVRQMFLDYFQSKGHMIEPGASLIPHNDPTLLWINAGVAALKKYFDGSEKPACNRIANAQKSIRTNDIENVGKTARHHTFFEMLGNFSIGDYFKEEAIPFAWEFLTSPDWIGFDKDKLYVTVYPDDEDAYRIWTEVCGVDPSHILKTYDNFWEIGEGPGGPDSEIFYDRGEKYDPEGLGEKLFFEEMENDRYIEVWNVVFSQFDCRPGTDRKLYKELPHKNIDTGMGLERLVSIIQEGETNFDTDLFLPIIRAAEKLAQHPYEGEYKMAYRVIADHIRTVTFALSDGAMFSNEGRGYVLRRVLRRAVRYGIKLGISGAFMYKLVDVVAANMQDFYPYLLEKTEFVAKLVKNEEEAFHSTLANGEKLLNEELAKAQNSKTLSGEVVFKLYDTYGFPLELTKEIAGERGYTIDEEGFEAQMAKQRERARAAREDAQSMASQSADLMDFTAPFEFTGYETMCDTGTITGLFKNGERVSMLEEEGEVILDRSCFYAESGGQVADGGVMRCAEAECVVLDVKKAPHKQFMHHVQVKDGVLKEGMTLQLQVDAERRLRTMANHSCVHLMQSALKKVVGEHIAQAGSYVCEDYARFDFTHFEKVSDKQLKEVEALVNEFVMAKYPVCTEVMAVEEAKHSGAIALFDEKYGDEVRVVSMGSVSKELCAGTHVHNTQDIGVFKIISEESIGSGIRRITAKTGYAAYQEFVSEQDVLKNIAAQLKMNSLNGVSEKVAGVLEENSTLNKEIGQLNQKMMVLKADDLVSHAEEVNGLKLILEKVSGLDGQAMKNLAETLRNKCEKSFIFLANPGEGKVTYVCACSKEAIAKGIKAGDFVKLAAQMSQGNGGGRPDMAQSGGKDASKVDEVFTLIRSKL; encoded by the coding sequence ATGAAAGAGTTAACAGGCAATCAGGTACGCCAGATGTTTCTGGACTACTTCCAATCCAAAGGCCATATGATCGAACCGGGAGCTTCACTGATCCCGCATAATGATCCGACGTTGTTGTGGATCAATGCCGGCGTCGCCGCGCTGAAAAAATATTTTGACGGCAGCGAGAAGCCGGCCTGCAACCGGATCGCCAACGCCCAGAAATCAATCCGCACCAACGATATTGAAAACGTCGGCAAAACCGCCCGGCATCATACCTTCTTTGAGATGCTCGGAAACTTTTCAATCGGCGATTACTTCAAGGAAGAAGCGATTCCGTTTGCGTGGGAATTTTTAACTTCCCCGGACTGGATCGGTTTTGACAAAGACAAACTGTACGTGACCGTCTATCCGGATGATGAGGATGCTTACCGGATCTGGACCGAGGTCTGCGGAGTCGATCCGAGTCATATCTTAAAAACTTATGATAACTTCTGGGAGATCGGTGAAGGGCCGGGCGGACCGGACAGCGAAATCTTCTATGACCGGGGCGAAAAATATGATCCGGAAGGCTTAGGCGAAAAGCTGTTCTTTGAAGAAATGGAAAATGACCGCTACATCGAAGTCTGGAACGTCGTGTTCAGTCAGTTTGACTGCCGTCCAGGCACTGACCGCAAGCTGTATAAGGAACTGCCGCATAAGAATATTGATACCGGGATGGGACTAGAACGTTTGGTTTCGATCATCCAGGAAGGGGAAACCAACTTTGATACCGATCTGTTTCTGCCGATCATCCGTGCGGCGGAAAAGCTTGCCCAACATCCGTATGAAGGGGAATATAAAATGGCGTACCGCGTCATCGCCGATCATATCCGAACGGTGACTTTCGCATTGAGCGATGGGGCGATGTTCTCCAACGAAGGCCGCGGGTATGTCCTGCGCCGGGTCCTGCGCCGGGCGGTGCGCTATGGCATCAAGCTGGGCATCAGCGGAGCCTTTATGTATAAGCTGGTCGATGTCGTAGCTGCCAACATGCAGGATTTCTATCCGTATCTGCTGGAAAAAACCGAATTTGTCGCCAAGCTGGTCAAGAATGAAGAAGAAGCGTTCCATTCGACGCTGGCCAACGGCGAGAAGCTGCTCAATGAAGAATTAGCCAAAGCCCAGAATAGTAAAACACTGAGCGGCGAAGTGGTCTTCAAGCTGTATGATACCTATGGCTTCCCATTAGAGCTGACCAAGGAAATTGCCGGCGAGCGCGGTTATACGATTGATGAGGAAGGCTTCGAGGCACAGATGGCCAAGCAGCGGGAACGAGCCAGAGCAGCGCGTGAGGATGCTCAGTCGATGGCCAGTCAGTCCGCGGATCTGATGGATTTCACCGCTCCGTTTGAATTTACCGGTTATGAAACGATGTGCGATACCGGAACCATCACCGGCTTGTTTAAAAACGGCGAGCGCGTTTCAATGCTGGAGGAGGAAGGGGAAGTGATCCTGGATCGTTCCTGCTTCTATGCTGAAAGCGGCGGACAGGTTGCCGACGGCGGTGTGATGCGCTGTGCGGAAGCGGAGTGTGTCGTCTTAGACGTCAAGAAAGCACCGCATAAACAGTTCATGCATCATGTTCAGGTGAAAGACGGCGTGCTGAAAGAAGGCATGACGCTGCAGCTGCAGGTGGATGCAGAACGCCGGCTGCGCACGATGGCCAATCATTCCTGCGTCCATCTGATGCAGAGCGCTTTGAAGAAAGTCGTCGGCGAGCACATCGCTCAGGCGGGCTCTTACGTCTGTGAAGATTATGCCCGGTTTGACTTCACGCATTTTGAAAAAGTCAGCGACAAGCAGCTGAAAGAAGTCGAAGCGCTGGTCAATGAATTCGTGATGGCGAAATATCCGGTTTGCACTGAGGTGATGGCGGTTGAGGAAGCCAAGCATTCCGGTGCGATCGCGCTGTTTGATGAGAAATACGGCGATGAGGTCCGCGTCGTTTCGATGGGCAGCGTGTCCAAGGAGCTGTGCGCCGGCACGCATGTCCATAACACTCAGGACATCGGCGTGTTCAAGATTATCAGTGAGGAAAGCATCGGCTCCGGAATCCGCCGGATCACGGCCAAGACTGGTTACGCGGCTTATCAGGAATTCGTCAGCGAGCAGGACGTGTTAAAAAACATCGCTGCACAGCTGAAGATGAACAGCTTAAACGGCGTCAGTGAGAAGGTCGCTGGCGTATTGGAAGAAAACAGCACGCTGAATAAAGAAATCGGACAGCTGAATCAGAAAATGATGGTGCTGAAGGCTGACGATCTGGTCAGTCATGCCGAAGAAGTCAACGGTCTGAAACTCATTCTGGAAAAGGTTTCTGGACTCGATGGCCAGGCCATGAAGAACCTGGCGGAGACGCTTCGCAATAAGTGTGAAAAATCTTTCATCTTCTTGGCGAACCCGGGTGAGGGCAAGGTAACCTATGTCTGCGCCTGCAGCAAGGAAGCGATCGCTAAGGGCATAAAAGCCGGTGATTTCGTTAAATTGGCGGCCCAGATGAGTCAGGGCAACGGCGGCGGCCGGCCGGATATGGCACAGTCCGGCGGCAAAGATGCTTCAAAAGTAGATGAAGTCTTTACCTTGATTCGTTCAAAACTTTGA
- a CDS encoding DUF1292 domain-containing protein, with the protein MLESNKILITEEDGTETEMEILFTFDDDARGKSYVLFTDPKDEEGEVFACSYNEEGEMEPVEDPDEWSMIEEVFGAFVEELDDAEVEE; encoded by the coding sequence ATGTTGGAGTCAAATAAAATTTTAATTACGGAAGAAGACGGTACGGAAACCGAAATGGAGATTCTGTTCACCTTTGACGATGATGCACGCGGCAAGAGCTATGTGCTGTTTACCGATCCGAAGGATGAAGAGGGCGAAGTTTTTGCCTGCAGCTATAATGAAGAAGGCGAGATGGAGCCGGTTGAGGATCCGGATGAGTGGAGCATGATTGAAGAAGTCTTCGGGGCTTTTGTCGAGGAATTAGACGATGCCGAAGTCGAAGAATAA
- a CDS encoding IreB family regulatory phosphoprotein, translated as MSKQITETMSFKSEEIRRDNIKQVLRLTKEALEERGYNAVNQLAGYLISNDPAYISSHHNARSIIQSVERYEIIEELVRSYLEEK; from the coding sequence ATGTCAAAACAAATTACCGAAACGATGTCTTTTAAATCAGAGGAGATCCGCAGAGACAACATCAAGCAGGTGCTCCGGCTGACCAAAGAAGCGCTCGAAGAACGAGGCTACAATGCCGTTAACCAGCTGGCAGGGTATCTGATTTCCAACGATCCCGCCTATATTTCCTCGCATCACAACGCCCGCAGCATTATTCAGTCAGTGGAGCGCTACGAGATTATTGAGGAACTGGTTCGTTCCTATCTGGAAGAAAAGTAA